The Methanobacteriaceae archaeon genome includes a region encoding these proteins:
- a CDS encoding 4Fe-4S binding protein: protein MAVKIDENLCGHIQDCPVQGLCIKLCEQGAIIEKDGDVSVIPDKCDDCDLCIQNCPNQAISKL from the coding sequence ATGGCAGTAAAAATCGATGAGAATTTATGTGGACATATTCAAGATTGTCCAGTACAAGGATTATGTATTAAACTTTGTGAACAAGGTGCTATTATTGAAAAAGACGGTGACGTAAGTGTTATTCCTGACAAATGCGATGACTGTGACCTTTGTATTCAAAATTGCCCAAACCAAGCTATATCTAAATTGTGA
- a CDS encoding 4Fe-4S binding protein: MFSIKRDGEEKRVLKYEDKNCVGCGICSDVCPSSSLRLGPLVPIARGLIEMDLVSVNESSCVFCGLCATACPFDALSLYVDDVNIKDIDYYPIWKKDAIVGDEDCVYCKKCYEACPTDSIIFERNLPNPVDLVRGEIEIYKDKCIYCGFCAELCPVEAITVKNIPTSTVDKLNNSIEVDLSKCVFCGICKRVCPENAIKQVCSTCMLKEEIKVPEITGNVMIFEDSCVYCSWCSEVCPNDVIDIRKPFDGNLELVETDDKLCKGGSCHACLDVCACNAVSIVDGKSFTDLTFCNLCGACVRACPQDIRILTRTDVKLENINSEAWDEILSSQLVGK, from the coding sequence ATGTTTTCTATAAAAAGAGATGGTGAAGAGAAACGTGTTTTAAAATACGAAGATAAGAATTGTGTTGGTTGTGGAATCTGTAGTGATGTGTGTCCTAGCTCCTCATTAAGATTAGGACCATTAGTTCCAATAGCTCGTGGATTAATTGAAATGGACTTGGTGTCTGTTAATGAATCTTCATGTGTATTTTGTGGATTATGTGCTACAGCATGTCCTTTCGATGCATTGTCTTTGTATGTTGATGATGTAAACATAAAAGATATTGATTATTATCCAATATGGAAAAAAGACGCAATCGTTGGCGATGAAGATTGTGTTTACTGTAAAAAATGTTATGAGGCATGTCCTACTGACTCAATAATCTTTGAGAGAAATCTTCCTAATCCTGTTGACTTGGTTAGAGGAGAAATTGAAATTTACAAGGACAAATGTATTTACTGTGGTTTTTGTGCAGAATTATGTCCTGTAGAAGCTATTACAGTTAAAAACATACCAACATCAACAGTTGATAAACTAAATAACAGCATTGAAGTGGACTTATCCAAATGTGTATTTTGTGGAATCTGTAAAAGGGTTTGTCCTGAAAATGCAATTAAACAAGTCTGTTCAACCTGTATGTTGAAAGAAGAAATTAAAGTTCCTGAAATTACTGGAAATGTAATGATTTTTGAAGACTCCTGTGTATACTGTTCATGGTGTAGTGAAGTCTGTCCTAATGATGTAATTGACATTAGAAAACCATTTGATGGTAATTTGGAATTAGTTGAAACTGACGATAAACTTTGTAAAGGCGGATCTTGTCATGCATGTTTAGATGTCTGCGCATGTAATGCTGTTTCAATTGTTGATGGAAAATCCTTTACTGATTTAACATTCTGTAACTTGTGCGGTGCTTGTGTAAGAGCATGTCCGCAGGATATTAGAATATTAACAAGAACTGATGTGAAATTAGAAAATATTAATTCCGAAGCATGGGATGAAATTTTAAGTTCACAGTTAGTTGGAAAATAG